From a single Aphis gossypii isolate Hap1 unplaced genomic scaffold, ASM2018417v2 Contig00299, whole genome shotgun sequence genomic region:
- the LOC126553675 gene encoding uncharacterized protein LOC126553675 has protein sequence MRYLGMIIDKSLLFKSHLKKAAAKAEGIGMQLARLMPNVGGPREDRRRLLSLVVHSVLLYGAPVRAHTLDLVPGNVRLLNKTQRKVLLRCMCAYRKVSEAALNVLSSTLPADLLARERESEFRKRRGDLNARDKPWFIKT, from the coding sequence ATGAGGTACCTCGGTATGATCATTGACAAGTCGCTACTTTTTAAGAGCCACTTGAAGAAAGCTGCGGCCAAGGCAGAAGGGATTGGTATGCAACTGGCACGCCTCATGCCGAATGTAGGTGGCCCACGCGAAGATAGACGGCGTTTGTTGTCCTTAGTCGTGCATTCTGTACTGCTGTACGGTGCCCCAGTTAGGGCACACACCCTGGACCTCGTGCCCGGCAACGTCAGGCTTCTAAACAAGACCCAGCGCAAAGTCCTACTGCGTTGCATGTGTGCCTACCGTAAGGTTTCTGAAGCGGCTCTGAACGTACTGTCGTCGACCTTGCCGGCTGACTTACTAGCCAGAGAACGGGAGTCTGAGTTCAGGAAAAGGCGGGGTGATTTGAACGCCCGGGATAAACCCTGGTTTATTAAAACCTAA